The Solanum pennellii chromosome 11, SPENNV200 genome contains a region encoding:
- the LOC107003647 gene encoding adenylate isopentenyltransferase 5, chloroplastic-like, with amino-acid sequence MGATGTGKSRLSVDVATHFRGEIINSDKMQVYKGLEIVTNKITHTEKQGVRHYLLGEIEPDSDFTAEDFCLQAVVYIEKIQKTQRVPIIVGGSNSYIEKLVEDPVFMFKYKYDSCVIWIDVEQSVLNRRVDMRVDQMVKAGLVDEVRQIFIPDADYTKGIRRSIGVPEMDRYLREETNIDGDDESKKMILQASISSIKRNTRMLICNQLDKIQRLISEKMWSVHHIIATDVFKEDKEEDTDEAWTNTVLQPCLDIVKRFLKSDHHNIIIECT; translated from the exons ATGGGGGCAACAGGAACGGGAAAATCCCGTCTCTCTGTTGACGTTGCCACCCATTTTCGAGGAGAAATAATCAACTCGGATAAAATGCAAGTTTACAAGGGACTTGAAATTGTTACAAACAAGATCACACACACTGAGAAACAAGGTGTACGACACTATTTGTtag GTGAAATTGAACCAGATTCAGACTTCACAGctgaagatttttgtttgcaAGCTGTCgtctatatagaaaaaatacagAAGACTCAACGTGTTCCAATTATTGTTGGAGGGTCAAATTCGTATATTGAAAAACTTGTGGAAGATCCTGtgttcatgttcaaatataagtatgataGTTGCGTTATTTGGATTGATGTTGAGCAATCAGTCTTGAACCGTAGAGTTGACATGAGGGTTGATCAAATGGTCAAAGCAG GGCTAGTGGATGAGGTGCGACAGATTTTCATTCCAGATGCAGATTACACCAAAGGAATCCGACGGTCCATCGGTGTCCCTGAAATGGACAGATATTTAAGGGAAGAAACAAATATAGACGGAGATGATGAATCAAAGAAGAtgattcttcaagcttcaatttcAAGTATCAAGCGTAATACTCGTATGTTAATTTGTAACCAACTTGACAAGATTCAACGATTAATAAGCGAGAAAATGTGGTCAGTGCATCATATAATTGCTACGGACGTTTTcaaagaagataaagaagaagatACTGACGAAGCATGGACGAATACTGTTTTGCAACCATGCCTTGATATTGTGAAGAGATTTCTCAAAAGCgatcatcacaatattattattgagtgtACATAA